Part of the Pseudomonadota bacterium genome is shown below.
CCGGAAACAAACCAGTGACCTTGATGTAGCCCTTGATGACGGGACCGACGACGAGGCCTACCTGAACCGGCTTCAGGGCATCCTGCCCGGGCTGTTACGGGAGCTCCGGCCCGACCTGGTTTTCTACCTGGCGGGCGCTGATCCGTTTGCCGGGGACCGACTCGGTCGACTCAGCTTGAGCAAAGCCGGCCTGGCGAAGCGAGACAGCCGGGTGTTTGATTTTCTGCGCAGGGCGGATGTGCCCGCGGCGGTATGTATGGCCGGCGGCTACGCAGACAGTGTTGAAGATATCGTGTCGATCCACACCGCGACGGTGCTCGCTGCTCACGAAAGCTGGCGGCAGTGGCAAGGCAATTCTCTTACTTAGGTTTACTTGCTGGTTGATAGCAAGTATCTTGGCGGGATGCCTCAACCTGCACTCACTCAGGCCCAGCGTACGGCGCTTTCGGACACCGCGATGATCGACGCCGCCATTATGCTGATTGTGAGTCTGGGCCCAGAAAAAACCACGCTGAAAGCGCTCGGCGAGGCTTCTGGCTACAGCCGGGGGCTCGTGACCTATCGTTTCGGCAGCAAGGCGGGTCTTTTCAAGGCGGTCATCAAAACCGTTTCTGAGCGATGGTTGGACGCCTTTGAGAAGGCGGTCGACGACAAGTCCGGAATCAGCGCAATCTTGAGTACCGCCGAAGCTTATCGCCAGTTTGTCCTGAGATCGCCCAAGGACATCCGCGCGATGCATATTCTGAGCTATCACTCCGTGGAACCCGGTTGTGGGCACGCCGGCATGGTTCGCAAGGTCATCCGCGCGCAGCGCGACCAGCTCGCCCAGTGGGTGAAAGATGGTCAGCAGCAGGGCACGGTCTGCCCAAACGTGGACCCGCAGGTTTTTGCGGCCCGTTTTGTGGCCTATACCAGCGGCATGGTGTGGGCCTGGATGCTTGGTACCAGCGATATCGATTTCGAGGCCGCCCACGCGGCCTTTCAGCGACAGATCAACTTCGAACTCTCCCGACAGGCTGACGCCTGACCTATAGGAACCCACAGACAATGACAGACGCATATATCTACGATCACGTACGCACGCCTCGCGGCCGCGGCAAACCCAATGGTTCGCTCCACGAGGTGACCCCCATCGAGCTGGTTCGCCAGGTGCTGGAAGCGCTGCGTGACCGCAACGAGCTCGATACCAGCAAGGTCGACGATGTGGTGATGGGCTGCGTGTCGCCCGTTGGAGAGCAGGGCGCCAACGTCGCACGCGTCGGGGCGCTGATGGCCGACTACGACCAGACGGTGCCGGGCAAGCAGCTCAACCGGTTTTGCGCATCAGGCCTCGAAGCCGTCAACACGGCGGCGTCACAGGTCATGGCCGGCCAGTCCGATCTGTGTATCGGCGGTGGCGTTGAATCGATGTCCCGCGTGCCGATGGGTTCGGACGGGGGCGCCATGGCCGTGGATCCACACGTGGCGTACAACACCTATTTTGCGCCTCAGGGAATCGGCGCGGATCTGATCGCCTCCAAGTACGGCTTCAGCCGCGAGGACGTAGATGCTTACGCGGCGGAAAGCCAGGCGCGGGCTGCCAACGCCTGGGATAACGGCTATTTCGACAACGCGGTGATCGCGGTGAAAGATCAGCTGGGCATGACGCTGCTCGACCGGGACGAGCACATGCGCCCGGGCACCACCGCTGAAGATCTGGCGGGTCTCAAGCCGGCGTTTGTGATTCCCGGTGAGCAGTTCGGCTTCGACGCGGTGGCCCTCCAGCGGTACCCGGAGGTAGAGCGCATCAACCATGTCCACACCGGCGGCAACAGCTCCGGCATCGTCGACGGTGCCGGCGCGGTGCTCATCGGAAACAAAGAAATCGGCGACAGCCTCGGGCTGAAGCCGCGGGCTCGGATCAAAGGCTTTGCCTCGATCGGGTCGGAGCCGACCATCATGTTGACCGGCCCGGGCCCGTCAGCGGAGAAGGTGCTCAAGCGATGCGGCATGAGCACAGCGGACATCGATTTGTTCGAGCTCAACGAGGCTTTTGCCTCGGTGGTGCTGCGCTACATGCAGCAGCTCGACATCGATCACAGCCAGATCAACGTCAACGGCGGCGCGATTGCCCTGGGGCATCCCCTGGGGGCCACCGGCGCGATGATCTTCGGCACCGCGCTGGACGAGCTGGAGCGGCGTGACCTGAACACCGCGCTGGTCAACCTCTGTATTGGTGCCGGTATGGGCACCGCCACCATTATCGAACGGGTATAACCATGGCTGAAACCATTCAACTTGCCGTCGCGGACGGCATCGCCACCCTGACGCTGGACGTCCCAGGCCGCAGCATGAACGTTGTCACGGACCAGTTTCTGGACGACCTGAACGAGGCGGTTGAGAAGGTTGTCCAGGACGACCAGATCAAAGGCGCCATCATCACCTCCGCCAAAAACGCGTTTGTCGCCGGTGCTGACCTGATGTGGCTAGTCAACGTCTACGACGCCAAGCTGCCGGCCAGCGAGCTGCTCGAGAAGAATCTCAAGTTCACTCGGGCGCTGCGAACGATGGAAACCTGCGGCAAACCTTTTGTCGCAGCGCTGAACGGCACCGCTCTCGGCGGTGGGCTGGAGATTGCGCTGGCGTGTCATCAGCGTATCGCTGCCGACAATCCCAAGGCGGTATTCGGTCTGCCGGAGGTTCAGGTAGGGCTCCTGCCGGGCGCCGGCGGCACCCAGCGGCTGCCGCGCCTGATCGGCGTGCAGCCGGCGCTGGAGCTGATCACTCAAGGTACCCACGTGCCCGCGCCCAAGGCGGTCAAGCTCGGCTTCATCGACCAGGTCGTACCGGCGGACCAGCTGCTGGACGCGGCGGTGGCCTGGATCAACGACAACCCCGAGGCGGTGCAGCCATGGGATCAGAAGGGCTTCAAGGTACCCGGCGGCGCCGGCGCCTTTAACCCCAAGATCGCCCAGGTATTTATGGGCGGCAGCGCGCTCGTGGCCCAAAAGACCAACCATAACTATCCGGCACCAATCGCCATCCTGTCCTGCGTCTACGAAGGCACCATTGTGCCGATCGATACCGGTCTGAAAATTGAGTCGCGGTATTTCACGTCGCTGTTCCAGAACGCGGTTTACCGCAACATGACCCGGACGCTGTTCATCAATAAAGGTGCCGCCGAAAAGGGCGCCCGCCGGCCGAAAGGTGTGCCGCCGGCGCAGTGCAAAAAGATCGGCATGCTCGGCGCCGGCATGATGGGTGCGGGCATCGCGTTTGTCAGCGCCCGCGCCGGTATGGACGTGGTGCTGTTAGACAGCACCATCGAAGCCGCGGAGAAGGGTAAGGACTATTCCCGCGGGCTGCTGGCCAAGAGGCTGGAGCGAGGTCGCACGACCCAGGAGAAGCTGGACCAGCTGCTGGCCCGCATCCATCCGACCACCGAATATGCGGACCTTGAAGGCTGCGATCTGGTGATCGAAGCGGTCTTCGAAGACCGGGATATCAAGGCGGACGTGACCGCAAAGGCGGAAGCGGTGCTGGCGGCAGATAAGGTATTCGCCTCCAATACCTCCACGCTGCCCATCAGTGGTCTGGCCGAGTCTTCGAGTCGACCGAAGAACTTCATCGGGCTGCACTTCTTCTCGCCCGTGGACAAGATGCCGCTGGTGGAGATCATCATGGGCAAAGAGACTTCGGACGAAGCGCTGGCCCATTCTCTCGACTACGTACGGCAGATCCGCAAAACACCGATTGTGGTGAACGACAGTCGCGGCTTTTACACCTCACGCGTGTTTGGCACTTACGTAAACGAGGGTATGGCGCTTCTGAAGGATGGCGTCGCGCCCGCGCTGATCGAAAACGCCGGCAAGCTTGCCGGGATGCCGGTGGGTCCACTGGCCGTGCACGATGAGGTCACGCTCGACCTGAGCGTTAAGGTGTTCAAGCAGACCCAGGAAGACCTGGGAGACGCTTACGACGCGCCCTCCGCGATGGACGTGACCTTCAAGATGGTGGACGACCTCGGCCGCTCGGGTAAGCGGTTCGGCAAAGGGTTCTACGACTATCCCGAAGGGGCCAAGAAACATCTGTGGCCCGGGCTTGCTGAGCACTTCCCCGAGGCTGAGGCTCAGCCGAGCGTCGAGGACGTTAAGGAGCGCCTTCTTTACATCCAGGCGATCGAGACGGTTCGCTGCATGCAGGAAGGTGTGATTACCACCGCTGCAGACGCCGACATCGGGTCGATCTTCGGCTGGGGATTCCCGCCCTGGACGGGCGGAACGCTGTCCTATATCGATACCATTGGACTGGATCAGTTTATCGCGACGGCCACCGCGCTCGCGGAGCGACACGGCCCGCGGTTTGCGGTACCGGAGCTCCTGAACAAAATGGCTGTTGCGGGTGAACAATTCTATCCGCCGGTTGCTGACGCCAGTCAGCGCGATGCCGCCTGAGGTGACGACATGAACGAACTCGAAACCGTTCTCTATGATGTGGAAGGTCCGGTGGCGACCGTCACTATGAATCGTCCGAAATCGATGAACGCCTTTAATCAGCAGCTGCGCAGCGACATGGCGGCGGCCCTGGAGGCGGCCGACCGCGATGCGGCGGTGCGGGTGGTTGTGCTGACCGGTGCCGGCAGGGCGTTCAACCCGGGCGCTGATCTCAAAGAAGGCATCAGCGAATCGGTTGAGCTTCAGCTCACTTATCAGTACCGGCCGGTGCTAGACGCGATCAGCAATCTCCGCAAGCCGGTGATCGCTGCCGTCAACGGCTTTGCCGCTGGCATAGGTTTGTCGGTTTCGCTGGCCTGCGATCTTGTGGTGATGGCGGATAACGCCTTTCTGCTGTCGCCGTTCACGACCATCTCTTTAGTGCCCGACGGTGGCGCTACCTGGCTGCTGGTCAGGCAGCTGGGCTACAAGCGGGCCTTTGAGATGTCGGTCGAAGGGCAGCGTCTGAGCGCCGAGGATGCTCTCGCAGCCGGTCTGATCAATCGCGTCGCGCCGGCTGAAGAAGTGTTGAGCAA
Proteins encoded:
- a CDS encoding TetR/AcrR family transcriptional regulator, which produces MPQPALTQAQRTALSDTAMIDAAIMLIVSLGPEKTTLKALGEASGYSRGLVTYRFGSKAGLFKAVIKTVSERWLDAFEKAVDDKSGISAILSTAEAYRQFVLRSPKDIRAMHILSYHSVEPGCGHAGMVRKVIRAQRDQLAQWVKDGQQQGTVCPNVDPQVFAARFVAYTSGMVWAWMLGTSDIDFEAAHAAFQRQINFELSRQADA
- a CDS encoding acetyl-CoA C-acetyltransferase — its product is MTDAYIYDHVRTPRGRGKPNGSLHEVTPIELVRQVLEALRDRNELDTSKVDDVVMGCVSPVGEQGANVARVGALMADYDQTVPGKQLNRFCASGLEAVNTAASQVMAGQSDLCIGGGVESMSRVPMGSDGGAMAVDPHVAYNTYFAPQGIGADLIASKYGFSREDVDAYAAESQARAANAWDNGYFDNAVIAVKDQLGMTLLDRDEHMRPGTTAEDLAGLKPAFVIPGEQFGFDAVALQRYPEVERINHVHTGGNSSGIVDGAGAVLIGNKEIGDSLGLKPRARIKGFASIGSEPTIMLTGPGPSAEKVLKRCGMSTADIDLFELNEAFASVVLRYMQQLDIDHSQINVNGGAIALGHPLGATGAMIFGTALDELERRDLNTALVNLCIGAGMGTATIIERV
- a CDS encoding 3-hydroxyacyl-CoA dehydrogenase NAD-binding domain-containing protein; translation: MAETIQLAVADGIATLTLDVPGRSMNVVTDQFLDDLNEAVEKVVQDDQIKGAIITSAKNAFVAGADLMWLVNVYDAKLPASELLEKNLKFTRALRTMETCGKPFVAALNGTALGGGLEIALACHQRIAADNPKAVFGLPEVQVGLLPGAGGTQRLPRLIGVQPALELITQGTHVPAPKAVKLGFIDQVVPADQLLDAAVAWINDNPEAVQPWDQKGFKVPGGAGAFNPKIAQVFMGGSALVAQKTNHNYPAPIAILSCVYEGTIVPIDTGLKIESRYFTSLFQNAVYRNMTRTLFINKGAAEKGARRPKGVPPAQCKKIGMLGAGMMGAGIAFVSARAGMDVVLLDSTIEAAEKGKDYSRGLLAKRLERGRTTQEKLDQLLARIHPTTEYADLEGCDLVIEAVFEDRDIKADVTAKAEAVLAADKVFASNTSTLPISGLAESSSRPKNFIGLHFFSPVDKMPLVEIIMGKETSDEALAHSLDYVRQIRKTPIVVNDSRGFYTSRVFGTYVNEGMALLKDGVAPALIENAGKLAGMPVGPLAVHDEVTLDLSVKVFKQTQEDLGDAYDAPSAMDVTFKMVDDLGRSGKRFGKGFYDYPEGAKKHLWPGLAEHFPEAEAQPSVEDVKERLLYIQAIETVRCMQEGVITTAADADIGSIFGWGFPPWTGGTLSYIDTIGLDQFIATATALAERHGPRFAVPELLNKMAVAGEQFYPPVADASQRDAA
- a CDS encoding enoyl-CoA hydratase-related protein — translated: MNELETVLYDVEGPVATVTMNRPKSMNAFNQQLRSDMAAALEAADRDAAVRVVVLTGAGRAFNPGADLKEGISESVELQLTYQYRPVLDAISNLRKPVIAAVNGFAAGIGLSVSLACDLVVMADNAFLLSPFTTISLVPDGGATWLLVRQLGYKRAFEMSVEGQRLSAEDALAAGLINRVAPAEEVLSNAQAWAAELSQRAPLSLTATKRAMRLSMHASYDDVYRLEALLQGHCAASEDAAEGVQAFLDKRPPQFQGK